From Aquila chrysaetos chrysaetos chromosome 3, bAquChr1.4, whole genome shotgun sequence, the proteins below share one genomic window:
- the LOC115339988 gene encoding neuritin-like: MGVRAAVPAAAAGLEAELGRSRGAGGGMGQQRGTAVLLLALGHLAGLLASGTTCANIYQGFSDCVLKLGENMATYEETDGMELQGLHRVCGYWDEFHTCALAALWECQKEAAAVWEMLRRESRKIKFQGSLFDLCSPSTAQSFAWTHVPNVSILSIPLIVTWLNS; this comes from the exons ATGGGAGTACGGGCAGCGGTACCGGCAGCCGCAGCGGGGCTGGAGGCCGAGCTCGGACGGAGCcgcggagccggcggcgggATGGGGCAGCAGCGTGGCACGGCCGTGCTGCTCCTCGCCCTGG GGCACCTGGCCGGGCTGCTGGCATCGGGTACCACCTGTGCCAACATTTACCAAGGCTTCTCGGACTGCGTCCTCAAGCTGGGGGAAAACATGGCCACGTATGAAGAGACGGATGGCATGGAGCTGCAGGGATTGCACCGAGTCTGTGG GTACTGGGATGAATTTCACACGTGTGCCCTGGCAGCGCTCTGGGAGTGCcagaaggaagcagcagcagtctggGAGATGCTGAGAAGAGAGTCTCGAAAAATCAAGTTTCAAGGCAGCTTGTTTGACCTCTGCAGCCCTAGCACGGCCCAAAGCTTTGCCTGGACCCATGTTCCCAATGTTTCCATCCTCAGTATCCCCCTCATCGTGACTTGGCTGAACTCATAA
- the SYS1 gene encoding protein SYS1 homolog yields the protein MAAQFRSYVWDPALIVAQMVLLQAGYYSSLGLWLALLGTLGRTGPSLHQVFSDEILGFSTPPGRLSMMAFILNALTCALGLLYFIRRGKQCLDFTVTVHFFHLLGCWIYNSHFPSTLTWWLVHIVCTALMAAIGEYLCMRIELREIPLNSAPKSNV from the exons ATGGCGGCGCAGTTCCGCAGCTACGTGTGGGACCCGGCGCTGATCGTGGCGCAgatggtgctgctgcaggcGGGCTACTACAGCTCGCTCGGGCTCTGGCTCGCCCTCCTCGGCACCCTGGGCAGGACCGGGCCCTCCCTCCACCAGGTCTTCAGCGACGAG ATTTTAGGCTTCTCAACCCCGCCGGGGAGGCTCTCCATGATGGCTTTCATCCTCAATGCGCTCACCTG TGCTCTGGGCTTGCTGTACTTCATCCGCCGAGGAAAGCAGTGCCTGGATTTCACAGTCACCGTTCACTTCTTCCACCTTCTGGGCTGCTGGATTTATAATTCGCACTTTCCCTCAACCCTGACGTGGTGGCTGGTGCACATCGTGTGCACCGCGCTGATGGCTGCCATCGGGGAGTACCTCTGCATGAGGATAGAACTCAGAGAAATCCCCCTCAATTCTGCCCCCAAATCCAACGTATAG